A window of Clostridium novyi genomic DNA:
ATTTTCAAAAGGAATGATTACTTTATCAATTATGGTTGCAGTATGTGCAATTTTAGGTACAATTTCTCTTGGCATGATGTTTGATTCAAATAATGTTCCTAAAGACTTAATGACTAATGGTGCATATTATGCATTTCAAAAGTTAGGAAATTATTATAAATTAGGTAATATATTTGTTGTTATATATGCAATTACAAATATTATTAATCAATTTGCTGTATTAATTTTATCAATTGATGCTCCTTTGCATATGTTACTTGATAGTGCAGATGAAAATTTTATTCCTAAGAAAATGTTTGAGAAAAATAAATATGGTGCATATAAAAATGGTAATAAACTTATTTTAATAATTGTATCTGCTTTAATTATAGTTCCAGCTTTGGGTATTCGTAATGTAGATGAATTAGTAAAGTGGTTGGTAAAATTAAATGCTGTATGCATGCCTCTCCGTTATTTATGGGTATTTGTTGCATATATTGCATTGAAAAAAGTGGGGGAAAATTTAAATAGAGAATATTATTTTGTAAAGAATAAAACATTAGGTATTATTTTTGGTGTTTGGTGTTTTGCATTTACAGCTTTTGCATGTATCGGCGGAATGTATTCTACTGATATGTTTAAATTAGTACTTAATATTATAACACCATTTGTACTAATAGGTTTAGGAGTAATTATGCCTTATCTTGCAAAAAAAAATAATATTTAGTATAAAAAACTTAATAGATTTATAAGTATTAATTAGAGCCTATAAAATTTTGTTTTATAGGCCCTAAAATATCATATTTTAACACAAATAACCATTAATGAATAAAAAATAATGGCAATAATTTATATTTCTGAAGTAACTAAATTTACATTTAATTGTTTTAAAACAGTATCTATTGGATTAAATACACTAGTGTTTTTAGAACCACTCATAAGAAGTCCTATAACATTATTGCTTTGATCTAACAAAATGGCTCCAGAGTCTCCATGTTCAGCCATAAAACTTGTGAATATTTGTTCTTTAAATATAGCTGATTTTTTTATATCGTGATAGTTTACAGTGAGAGTATTGTGTATACTCGTTATTACCCCAGTAGTTAATTCGCTAATAGCTCCGACTTTTTTAATAGGTTGATTTAATTTTGGATTACTTACTCCTTTTGGTATACCAGTTAAGGCAATTTCAGGAGATACTAGTGATTTATCTATAATTTTAGCTATACCACAATCTGTATAGTTAAAAGGCATATTATAGTTTTCTATAAACCTTATTTTAATATATCTTACAAGAGTTGCTATTGTATCTGTTTTAGGATTTCCGCCAAATTCATTACTAGGTTCAATTATTTTAGTACCTAATGGAGCTTGATTAAATATAGCAAGAACATGACTATTACTTAATAAAAATAGATCCTTATTATCTTTAACTAAACATCCTAATGTACCTGAATATTCATTGTTATATTCATTTGATATAGAATATCCTCCAGGAGTTGGACGAATTTTTTGTGTTAAAGAACATGCAGTAAAACCTCCTGTTTCTTTAATATCAGTGGGAATTCCCTTGTAAGTTGAGGGAATTAAATCATTGATGTTCAGTTCATTTAAAGGAAGTTTTTTGCTTACAAAGACTTGAATGCATAGTTGATTAGTGTAAAATCCATTTTTAATTTTATA
This region includes:
- a CDS encoding APC family permease; this translates as MSKNKDRRITWSMLAFMAFSTVWGFGNVINGFSEYDGLKAIVSWIIIFAIYFVPYALMVGELGSAFKEYGGGVSSWIHETIGAKLAYYAGWTYWIVHMPYISQKPSGLMIATSWAIFQDKRISSMNTKVMQLICLIIFLIGMYIASKGLNPLKKLATLAGTSMFIMSILFIILMITAPAITDAHLIQIDWSLKTFMPTFDMKFFTSLAILVFAVGGCEKISPYVNKMKNPETGFSKGMITLSIMVAVCAILGTISLGMMFDSNNVPKDLMTNGAYYAFQKLGNYYKLGNIFVVIYAITNIINQFAVLILSIDAPLHMLLDSADENFIPKKMFEKNKYGAYKNGNKLILIIVSALIIVPALGIRNVDELVKWLVKLNAVCMPLRYLWVFVAYIALKKVGENLNREYYFVKNKTLGIIFGVWCFAFTAFACIGGMYSTDMFKLVLNIITPFVLIGLGVIMPYLAKKNNI